From Eremothecium sinecaudum strain ATCC 58844 chromosome V, complete sequence, a single genomic window includes:
- the ARO3 gene encoding 3-deoxy-7-phosphoheptulonate synthase ARO3 (Syntenic homolog of Ashbya gossypii ABL102C; Syntenic homolog of Saccharomyces cerevisiae YDR035W (ARO3)), producing the protein MFIKNEYVGDRDRLEDWRIKGYDPLIPPNLLQHEFPTSAKGKEVIKKARREIVDVLCGRDDRIVVVVGPCSIHDPEAALEYAEKLEAVKNKLKDHLVIIMRAYLEKPRTTVGWKGLINDPDIDNSFQINKGMRIAREMYTKLVERVPIAGEVLDTISPQFLCDCFSLGAIGARTTESQLHRELASGLSFPIGFKNGTDGSIRAAIDGMKTAAHSHYFLSITKPGVTAIVGTEGNEDTFVILRGGKTGTNYDSNSVQYANEELKKDKIIEEGSRHRRIMIDCSHGNSNKDYRNQPKVARSIYEQLSNGETALCGVMIESNLVEGRQDVPLAGNREGLIYGCSITDGCIGWESTVDTLELLAQGVANRRKILGETSPSASD; encoded by the coding sequence ATGTTTATCAAGAATGAATACGTTGGTGATAGGGATCGCTTAGAAGACTGGAGAATTAAGGGTTATGATCCACTTATTCCTCCAAACTTACTACAGCATGAGTTCCCCACCAGCGCCAAGGGTAAAGAGGTCATAAAAAAGGCTAGAAGAGAGATTGTAGATGTTCTATGTGGCAGAGATGATCGTATagttgttgttgttggACCTTGCTCTATACATGATCCTGAAGCTGCGTTGGAATACGCTGAGAAATTGGAAGCTGTAAAGAATAAGTTGAAAGATCACTTAGTTATTATCATGAGAGCGTATCTAGAAAAGCCGCGTACCACTGTTGGATGGAAAGGATTGATCAATGACCCTGACATTGACAATTCTTTCCAAATTAATAAGGGTATGCGTATTGCAAGAGAGATGTATACGAAATTGGTTGAGAGGGTTCCAATAGCGGGAGAAGTTTTGGACACTATCTCGCCCCAATTTTTATGCGATTGCTTCTCGCTGGGAGCCATTGGAGCAAGAACTACCGAGTCTCAGCTGCATAGAGAGTTGGCTTCTGGGTTGTCATTCCCAATTGGATTTAAAAATGGTACTGACGGAAGTATACGCGCAGCTATTGATGGAATGAAAACTGCGGCGCACTCTCACTATTTCCTTTCTATTACAAAGCCCGGTGTAACTGCTATTGTTGGTACTGAGGGAAACGAAGATACTTTTGTCATCCTAAGGGGTGGGAAGACTGGTACAAATTACGATAGCAACAGTGTCCAATATGCTAACGAAGAACTAAAAAAAGATAAGATCATAGAGGAAGGAAGTAGGCATCGGAGAATCATGATTGACTGTTCGCATGGCAACTCAAACAAGGACTACAGAAATCAACCAAAAGTAGCACGTAGTATCTACGAGCAGCTGAGTAACGGTGAAACAGCCCTTTGCGGTGTTATGATCGAGTCAAATTTGGTAGAGGGTAGACAAGATGTCCCTCTGGCCGGTAACCGTGAAGGTCTAATCTACGGCTGCTCTATTACTGATGGCTGCATTGGCTGGGAATCTACTGTGGATACTCTAGAACTTCTGGCCCAAGGTGTGGCTAACAGGAGGAAAATATTAGGAGAGACTTCGCCCTCGGCATCTGATTAG